From a single Triplophysa rosa linkage group LG17, Trosa_1v2, whole genome shotgun sequence genomic region:
- the LOC130567959 gene encoding endonuclease domain-containing 1 protein-like isoform X2 yields the protein MLMLCLLLVLAEKFLISYHFIMTFFLPVVVLWLLSGASAKVVTTFENQCDEFFVVKKTPIIIPTPAFQNICQMLNGVVYYATLYDTSNKIPLYSAYKFEELIKCERPNAWYIEPQLDDNNAGANMALQCTKDGGKQALNDDYVNSNYDKGHLAPVYQASSNQCAKATFTLTNAAPQNKSFNRGQWRVTEKNIANYLNNNCKPYTKYIVTGVVPGKQIIGKSVTVPSHFWTVYCCLDNNNKCQFSQGYIGVNKNDPVQQMNVSALEKLLANLYNFTSFQLFASSTKPTRKRKIRF from the exons ATGTTGATGTTATGTTTGCTTCTTGTACTTGCAGAGAAGTTCCTCATCTCTTATCACTTCAtcatgacattctttcttcctGTGGTGGTACTGTGGCTGCTTTCTGGTGCTTCAGCTAAAGTTGTTACAACTTTTGAGAATCAATGTGATGAATTTTTTGTAGTCAAAAAAACACCAATTATCATTCCCACGCCTGCTTTCCAAAATATCTGCCAAATGCTAAATGGTGTTGTCTATTATGCCACGCTTTATGATACCAGCAACAAGATTCCTCTGTACTCAGCCTATAAGTTTGAAGAGTTAATAAAGTGTGAACGACCAAATGCATGGTACATCGAACCTCAG CTTGATGATAATAATGCAGGAGCAAATATGGCATTACAGTGCACTAAAGATGGAGGCAAACAGGCTCTCAATGATGACTACGTCAACTCTAACTATGACAAAGGCCATCTTGCACCAGTCTACCAGGCAAGCTCAAACCAGTGTGCAAAAGCCACATTCACACTCACCAATGCTGCTccacaaaacaaatcttttaaCAGAGGCCAATGGAGAGtgactgaaaaaaatattgcaaacTATCTGAACAATAATTGTAAACCATACACTAAGTATATTGTTACTGGGGTGGTACCAGGAAAGCAAATAATAGGGAAAAGTGTGACTGTGCCTAGTCATTTCTGGACTGTGTACTGCTGCTTAGACAACAATAACAAATGTCAATTTTCACAAGGATATATTGGTGTCAACAAGAATGATCCTGTCCAGCAAATGAATGTGTCTGCTTTAGAAAAACTGTTGGCAAACCTTTATAACTTTACATCTTTCCAGTTGTTTGCTAGTTCTACAAAACCCACAAGGAAAAGAAAAATCAGATTTTAA
- the LOC130567959 gene encoding endonuclease domain-containing 1 protein-like isoform X3, translating to MTFFLPVVVLWLLSGASAKVVTTFENQCDEFFVVKKTPIIIPTPAFQNICQMLNGVVYYATLYDTSNKIPLYSAYKFEELIKCERPNAWYIEPQLDDNNAGANMALQCTKDGGKQALNDDYVNSNYDKGHLAPVYQASSNQCAKATFTLTNAAPQNKSFNRGQWRVTEKNIANYLNNNCKPYTKYIVTGVVPGKQIIGKSVTVPSHFWTVYCCLDNNNKCQFSQGYIGVNKNDPVQQMNVSALEKLLANLYNFTSFQLFASSTKPTRKRKIRF from the exons atgacattctttcttcctGTGGTGGTACTGTGGCTGCTTTCTGGTGCTTCAGCTAAAGTTGTTACAACTTTTGAGAATCAATGTGATGAATTTTTTGTAGTCAAAAAAACACCAATTATCATTCCCACGCCTGCTTTCCAAAATATCTGCCAAATGCTAAATGGTGTTGTCTATTATGCCACGCTTTATGATACCAGCAACAAGATTCCTCTGTACTCAGCCTATAAGTTTGAAGAGTTAATAAAGTGTGAACGACCAAATGCATGGTACATCGAACCTCAG CTTGATGATAATAATGCAGGAGCAAATATGGCATTACAGTGCACTAAAGATGGAGGCAAACAGGCTCTCAATGATGACTACGTCAACTCTAACTATGACAAAGGCCATCTTGCACCAGTCTACCAGGCAAGCTCAAACCAGTGTGCAAAAGCCACATTCACACTCACCAATGCTGCTccacaaaacaaatcttttaaCAGAGGCCAATGGAGAGtgactgaaaaaaatattgcaaacTATCTGAACAATAATTGTAAACCATACACTAAGTATATTGTTACTGGGGTGGTACCAGGAAAGCAAATAATAGGGAAAAGTGTGACTGTGCCTAGTCATTTCTGGACTGTGTACTGCTGCTTAGACAACAATAACAAATGTCAATTTTCACAAGGATATATTGGTGTCAACAAGAATGATCCTGTCCAGCAAATGAATGTGTCTGCTTTAGAAAAACTGTTGGCAAACCTTTATAACTTTACATCTTTCCAGTTGTTTGCTAGTTCTACAAAACCCACAAGGAAAAGAAAAATCAGATTTTAA
- the LOC130567959 gene encoding endonuclease domain-containing 1 protein-like isoform X1 — translation MKTDRDRETTHTQQGIRGCITKEKFLISYHFIMTFFLPVVVLWLLSGASAKVVTTFENQCDEFFVVKKTPIIIPTPAFQNICQMLNGVVYYATLYDTSNKIPLYSAYKFEELIKCERPNAWYIEPQLDDNNAGANMALQCTKDGGKQALNDDYVNSNYDKGHLAPVYQASSNQCAKATFTLTNAAPQNKSFNRGQWRVTEKNIANYLNNNCKPYTKYIVTGVVPGKQIIGKSVTVPSHFWTVYCCLDNNNKCQFSQGYIGVNKNDPVQQMNVSALEKLLANLYNFTSFQLFASSTKPTRKRKIRF, via the exons atgaagacagacagagaccgggagacaacacacacacaacagggAATACGAGGGTGTATAACAAAAG AGAAGTTCCTCATCTCTTATCACTTCAtcatgacattctttcttcctGTGGTGGTACTGTGGCTGCTTTCTGGTGCTTCAGCTAAAGTTGTTACAACTTTTGAGAATCAATGTGATGAATTTTTTGTAGTCAAAAAAACACCAATTATCATTCCCACGCCTGCTTTCCAAAATATCTGCCAAATGCTAAATGGTGTTGTCTATTATGCCACGCTTTATGATACCAGCAACAAGATTCCTCTGTACTCAGCCTATAAGTTTGAAGAGTTAATAAAGTGTGAACGACCAAATGCATGGTACATCGAACCTCAG CTTGATGATAATAATGCAGGAGCAAATATGGCATTACAGTGCACTAAAGATGGAGGCAAACAGGCTCTCAATGATGACTACGTCAACTCTAACTATGACAAAGGCCATCTTGCACCAGTCTACCAGGCAAGCTCAAACCAGTGTGCAAAAGCCACATTCACACTCACCAATGCTGCTccacaaaacaaatcttttaaCAGAGGCCAATGGAGAGtgactgaaaaaaatattgcaaacTATCTGAACAATAATTGTAAACCATACACTAAGTATATTGTTACTGGGGTGGTACCAGGAAAGCAAATAATAGGGAAAAGTGTGACTGTGCCTAGTCATTTCTGGACTGTGTACTGCTGCTTAGACAACAATAACAAATGTCAATTTTCACAAGGATATATTGGTGTCAACAAGAATGATCCTGTCCAGCAAATGAATGTGTCTGCTTTAGAAAAACTGTTGGCAAACCTTTATAACTTTACATCTTTCCAGTTGTTTGCTAGTTCTACAAAACCCACAAGGAAAAGAAAAATCAGATTTTAA